The DNA segment GCCGACACGATGCTATTGACGATCGACCCTCGCACGCTGGTGTCGTACGTCATCGCCGCCGCCACCTGATAGGGCTCCGGCGTCTTGTCGGCGTCGAGCGGCAGGTACAGGCTTGCCGCGACCCGTCGCCAGCGCTGATCGACGATGTCGGCCTTCTGATCCAGAAAACCGTGCAGGTTGACATTCAGAACGCGCGCGGTGTGTTCGGCGCGTTCTAAATAACGACTCATCCAGTACAGGCTATCGGCTACACGTGAAAGCATATGGCCCCTCTCAATCGATCACCCAGGTATCTTTACTTCCGCCGCCCTGCGACGAATTCACCACCAACGACCCCTCTTTCAGGGCGACACGCGTAAGTCCGCCCGGGACGATCCGCACCGACGAGCCAAAGAGGACGTACGGGCGGAGGTCCACGTGCCGGGGGACGATCCGGTCGCCGATGAAACACGGTGCCGCCGAGAGGGACAGGGTAGGCTGTGCAATGTATTTGCGCGGGTTCTCGAGGATGGCGGCTCGGAAAACCTCCCGTTCCGCGGCCGTGCTGTGGGGGCCGATGAGCATGCCGTAGCCGCCAGACTCGTCCACCGATTTCACGACCAGGTGCTGGAGGTTTTCGAGCACGTACGACCGGTCCGAATCGTCCTCCAGCAGGTAGGTCTGCACATTGGCTAGAATCGGCTCCTGATCGAGGTAATACCGGATGATCGCCGGCACATAGGCATACATCGCCTTGTCATCCGCGACGCCGGTGCCGATAGCGTTGGCCAGGATCACGTTGCCGGCGCGGTACGCGTTAAAGAGCCCCGGCACGCCAAGCGCGGAATCCGAACGGAACGGGATTGGATCCAGGAAATCGTCGTCGACGCGGCGGTAGATGACGTCGACGCGTTTCAGGCCGGCTGTCGTGCGGGTGTAGACCGCGTTGTTGTGGATGAGCAGGTCCCGCCCTTCGACCAGTTCGATGCCCATATGGCGCGCCAGGAAGGCGTGTTCGAAGTAAGCGGAGTTAAATACCCCCGGCGTAAGCAGCACGATATTCAGGTCGCGGTCTGAAGAGCCCATTTCCTGAAGCGTCGACAGGAGGGCGTTCGGGTAATGGTCGACTGTCCGAATCGAGTAGTGTTGGAACAGCTTGGGAAAGACATTTCGCATCACCTGCCGGTTGTTGATCATGTACGACACGCCGCTCGGGACCCGCAGGTTGTCCTCCAGCACCGCGAAGGTCCCATCCGGCAGCCGCACAAGATCGATGCCCGCGATCGATACATAAATATCCTTCGCGACGCGCACGTTGCGCATCTCGCGCCGGTAGTGTTTGCAACTGTAGACCAGCTGCCGCGGCACGACCCCGTCGCGCAGGATATGCCCGTCGTGGTAGATATCTTTCAGAAAAAGATTGAGGGCCCTGATGCGTTGCTCGAGACCGCGCTCCAATAAATCCCACTCCGCGCGATCCAGGATGCGCGGCAAGATATCGTAGGGGAAAATTTTCTCGGTGCCTTCGCCATGGCCATAGACGGTGAAGGTGATGCCGCGCTGGAGGAACGCGAGATCCGCCGCCCGCTGGCGTTGCCCCAACTCCTCGACAGTGAGTTCATGGAGCCGGCGGTACAGGGTTTCATAGTGGGGGCGCGGGACGAGACCCTCGGTGAACATCTCGTCGTGCGCCCCGTTGAGCGAATAGCCAGTCAGGAGCGACATGCTGTTCTCTAAAACAGAGCAGTGGCCAGGCGCCGTGCTAGTGGTGGGGTGGGAATGCGAAAAAGAATGAGGCGAATATACAGAACAACATGCAAAAGTAAAGCGCCTGCCATTTCTCCACGGCTTCTGGATCGCTTAGCCCGTGTTTCGTACTCTATGGCAAGATATCGCCACCAACCGCGCTCCGCCATGTTTCGCACCCACGCAGCCGGCCTACCCCCGCGCCGCGCCCTGCTCGTCCTTCTGCCGCTGGTCATGCTCCTCTCCGGCTCGCACGCCCCCGTGCAACCTCCGCTTCGGATCGCCATCGTCGGCCTGGTGCATGGCCACGTGCACGGTTTCCTGCGCGACGCCCTGAGCCGACCCGATTTCGAGGTTGTCGGCGTTTATGAAGCCAACGAACGACTCCTGGCGGAGTATGGGCAACGGTACGGCGTGGAGGCATCG comes from the Rhodothermales bacterium genome and includes:
- a CDS encoding circularly permuted type 2 ATP-grasp protein, coding for MSLLTGYSLNGAHDEMFTEGLVPRPHYETLYRRLHELTVEELGQRQRAADLAFLQRGITFTVYGHGEGTEKIFPYDILPRILDRAEWDLLERGLEQRIRALNLFLKDIYHDGHILRDGVVPRQLVYSCKHYRREMRNVRVAKDIYVSIAGIDLVRLPDGTFAVLEDNLRVPSGVSYMINNRQVMRNVFPKLFQHYSIRTVDHYPNALLSTLQEMGSSDRDLNIVLLTPGVFNSAYFEHAFLARHMGIELVEGRDLLIHNNAVYTRTTAGLKRVDVIYRRVDDDFLDPIPFRSDSALGVPGLFNAYRAGNVILANAIGTGVADDKAMYAYVPAIIRYYLDQEPILANVQTYLLEDDSDRSYVLENLQHLVVKSVDESGGYGMLIGPHSTAAEREVFRAAILENPRKYIAQPTLSLSAAPCFIGDRIVPRHVDLRPYVLFGSSVRIVPGGLTRVALKEGSLVVNSSQGGGSKDTWVID